A single Micromonospora luteifusca DNA region contains:
- the wrbA gene encoding NAD(P)H:quinone oxidoreductase — MTKLSVIYYSSTGTLHAMAKRLAEAGEKAGAEVRLRQVPELAPAEAIASNAAWSQHFDATKNEPKATADDVVWADAVLFGTPTRYGNVSSQLKQFIDTLGPQWGQGLLADKVYAGFTASMTAHGGQESTLLALYNTIHHFGGLVVAPGYTDPLKFGDGNPYGVSHVTGGSNDAPLGDAQLNALDHMAQRVVKIAGKLNG, encoded by the coding sequence ATGACCAAGCTCTCCGTCATTTACTACTCCTCGACCGGCACCCTCCACGCCATGGCCAAGCGGCTCGCCGAGGCTGGCGAGAAGGCCGGCGCCGAGGTGCGGCTGCGTCAGGTTCCCGAGCTTGCCCCGGCAGAGGCCATCGCCTCCAACGCCGCCTGGAGCCAGCACTTCGACGCTACGAAGAACGAGCCGAAGGCGACCGCCGACGACGTGGTCTGGGCCGACGCGGTGCTGTTCGGCACCCCCACCCGTTACGGCAACGTCTCCAGCCAGCTGAAGCAGTTCATCGACACCCTCGGCCCGCAGTGGGGGCAGGGCCTGCTGGCCGACAAGGTGTACGCCGGCTTCACCGCGTCGATGACCGCCCACGGCGGCCAGGAGTCGACCCTCCTGGCGCTCTACAACACGATCCACCACTTCGGCGGTCTGGTCGTCGCCCCCGGCTACACCGACCCGCTGAAGTTCGGCGACGGCAACCCGTACGGCGTCTCGCACGTCACCGGCGGAAGCAACGACGCTCCGTTGGGCGACGCACAGCTCAACGCCCTCGACCACATGGCGCAGCGGGTCGTCAAGATCGCCGGCAAGCTCAACGGCTGA